A genome region from Armatimonadota bacterium includes the following:
- a CDS encoding fused MFS/spermidine synthase — protein MVANEMPKSVRVLPYLLFIASGAWGLVYEVTWARYLSLFIGNTTLAHMCVLAGFMGGLALGSFVIGAATRQFRRPLAVYGWLETAIGLYAIIFPLIIHPIQSLALVATARTDFGSPVALAVKLAVSIGALILPTFLMGGTFPVLMKHFQPESEQKDDKAEWLYLANCVGAVGGTLLAGFMLIPTLGMRMTMTTIGAANIALGLVAVMLGMLCDVTSCSARELAKSGSAARHPLVIPICTAAALSGATAMIYELVWICMFGITLGSSTYSFTLMLAAFITGLALGSLAVGLCRLNSQALSAFAFAEIAIAFSVAISIPYYERLPYVFWRWSFLLFPTEQTLGMFNLLKYTLCFIVMLVPTFFFGMTLPLAIKAVARRDEDIGRDSGLVYGANTVGTLAGSFLAGIVLIPILGLRGSLQVAVALNMIVGALLLAVSKLPRKWVFAGGASVAIAVLLFSLPQWHPASFSRGTFRVRMLPPPETWRAFRSLLSEIRVFYVGEDGSARVAVISAENLKGRYDKLLTINGKPDGTSWGDMPTQVLLGQIPMFFKPDARNVLVIGLGTGATAGSVLTHPNTIVDCVEISPAVARALRYFDDVNWMVRKNPRFNLIIEDARTVAAVTQKKYDVVISEPSNPWMAGVGNLFTIEFFQSLDRILNPGGILAQWFHSYEMSDELVAIIIRTVRQVFPYVYIFETQANDYILLASRDPISPNFEAMEKRIALDSVKRDLQRISITSLIALLSRQTMSAETAEEVAGMGMVNCDDFPVLEYQAPRSYYIGEVAECMNSNDERKWGNENLFSVRYMRFRKLSKEDYRSLIKACLDSRMKHLALLLALLKHYLMEWPNDAEMLIEYAKALSSTEPLAALRAAHSAVQIKPNVQSLELEADILLSEVMRRQSVFTPQDFAPILDLLDRAIKLDPKNKRLQEKRREVVEMMQ, from the coding sequence ATGGTAGCAAACGAGATGCCCAAATCGGTTCGAGTTCTACCCTATCTGCTTTTCATAGCCTCGGGTGCTTGGGGCTTAGTGTATGAGGTTACCTGGGCAAGATACCTTTCGTTGTTCATTGGCAACACGACGCTAGCCCACATGTGCGTATTGGCTGGATTCATGGGCGGCCTTGCACTCGGTAGCTTTGTTATTGGGGCGGCGACACGCCAGTTTCGTCGTCCGCTTGCAGTGTATGGGTGGCTTGAGACAGCAATTGGTCTATATGCAATCATATTTCCTTTAATAATCCATCCTATTCAGTCTTTGGCGCTTGTGGCGACGGCCAGAACTGACTTTGGCAGTCCGGTTGCGCTTGCAGTGAAGCTTGCGGTGTCAATTGGTGCGCTGATTCTGCCGACGTTTCTCATGGGCGGCACATTTCCTGTGTTGATGAAGCACTTCCAGCCAGAGTCTGAGCAAAAGGATGATAAGGCTGAGTGGCTTTACCTAGCGAACTGTGTCGGTGCGGTCGGTGGAACGCTTCTTGCAGGCTTTATGCTGATACCGACACTTGGCATGCGCATGACCATGACGACCATTGGAGCAGCAAATATTGCTTTGGGGTTAGTTGCTGTGATGCTCGGCATGTTGTGCGATGTTACTTCATGCTCTGCTAGAGAACTAGCAAAAAGTGGAAGTGCGGCAAGGCATCCCCTCGTTATTCCCATCTGCACTGCAGCCGCTTTGTCAGGGGCGACTGCAATGATTTACGAACTGGTTTGGATATGTATGTTTGGCATTACTCTTGGCAGCTCCACCTACTCATTTACGCTTATGTTGGCGGCATTCATTACAGGTTTGGCACTAGGAAGCCTCGCAGTGGGACTTTGCCGCCTTAACTCACAGGCACTTTCAGCGTTTGCTTTTGCCGAAATAGCTATCGCTTTTTCAGTGGCTATAAGTATTCCTTATTATGAAAGATTGCCGTACGTCTTTTGGCGATGGTCCTTCCTTTTATTCCCGACCGAACAAACTTTAGGAATGTTTAACCTATTGAAATATACGCTGTGTTTTATTGTAATGTTGGTGCCGACATTCTTTTTTGGGATGACACTCCCTTTGGCGATAAAGGCGGTTGCGCGAAGGGATGAGGACATTGGTAGAGATAGCGGACTAGTTTACGGTGCGAATACAGTCGGCACTCTTGCTGGGTCGTTTCTGGCAGGCATTGTTCTTATTCCTATACTTGGCCTTCGAGGATCTCTCCAAGTTGCTGTTGCGCTTAATATGATTGTGGGCGCACTTTTGCTTGCGGTTTCTAAGTTGCCTCGCAAATGGGTCTTTGCTGGTGGAGCATCAGTAGCAATTGCAGTGCTCCTTTTCTCGTTGCCCCAGTGGCATCCAGCAAGTTTTAGCCGAGGTACATTTCGAGTGAGAATGCTTCCTCCACCTGAAACTTGGCGTGCCTTCCGCTCTTTACTGTCGGAGATAAGGGTTTTTTATGTAGGTGAAGACGGAAGCGCCAGAGTCGCGGTTATTTCTGCTGAAAATTTGAAAGGACGATATGACAAACTACTTACAATCAATGGCAAGCCTGATGGCACATCATGGGGAGATATGCCGACCCAGGTGCTGCTTGGTCAAATCCCTATGTTCTTCAAACCAGATGCAAGAAATGTTTTGGTTATCGGTTTAGGCACAGGTGCTACTGCCGGGAGCGTTCTTACACATCCGAATACCATTGTGGATTGTGTTGAGATATCACCTGCTGTTGCGAGGGCTTTGCGGTATTTTGATGATGTAAACTGGATGGTAAGGAAAAATCCACGGTTTAACTTAATCATCGAGGATGCGAGGACGGTGGCCGCGGTTACGCAGAAAAAATACGATGTTGTAATTAGCGAGCCGAGCAATCCTTGGATGGCGGGAGTGGGCAACCTCTTCACGATTGAGTTTTTCCAGTCACTCGACAGAATTCTCAACCCTGGGGGTATACTAGCGCAATGGTTTCATAGCTATGAAATGTCAGATGAACTTGTAGCAATAATTATTCGCACAGTGAGGCAGGTCTTTCCCTATGTGTATATCTTCGAAACCCAAGCGAACGATTACATACTTTTGGCTTCACGCGATCCTATATCACCTAACTTTGAGGCGATGGAAAAGCGAATAGCACTTGATTCCGTCAAACGAGATCTCCAGAGGATTTCAATAACTTCTTTAATAGCCCTTCTCTCGCGGCAAACGATGTCAGCGGAGACCGCGGAAGAGGTGGCAGGCATGGGCATGGTGAATTGTGATGACTTCCCCGTGCTAGAATACCAGGCGCCGCGCTCATACTATATTGGTGAAGTCGCCGAATGCATGAACAGCAATGACGAGCGAAAATGGGGTAATGAGAACTTGTTCAGCGTGCGGTATATGCGCTTTCGTAAACTTAGTAAAGAAGATTATCGGTCGCTAATTAAAGCATGTCTTGATTCGCGCATGAAACACCTAGCTCTACTTCTTGCGCTGTTAAAACATTATTTAATGGAATGGCCGAATGATGCTGAAATGCTTATTGAATATGCGAAAGCATTGAGCTCAACCGAGCCATTAGCAGCTTTGCGGGCGGCACATTCTGCGGTCCAAATCAAACCAAACGTACAATCGTTGGAGTTAGAGGCAGACATCCTTTTATCAGAGGTCATGCGTCGGCAATCGGTGTTTACGCCGCAGGACTTCGCTCCTATACTTGACCTTCTCGACCGCGCAATCAAACTTGACCCAAAAAACAAACGCCTGCAGGAAAAGCGGCGGGAGGTTGTTGAGATGATGCAGTAG
- a CDS encoding DNRLRE domain-containing protein: MRRLHIFLAVFAASLCFILPAQAQTDGQIVLKHGSGGYYGTTDTWIDYSNPSTNYGSSTEMNVKMFSSSPRNSGLIKFDLTGQLPNDPWLRITSATLSLYLVRLENFTSGDWMYIGPYMIRDYKDWVESQANWNVFKGSTYWASPGCENTTWDRYADPDSLVYFYYGMPTGIYYNWNVTNSVKKWVEEGKPNNGWLMRAYSQDGGSDVVVFATKEGSLGVRPKLTINYTIIPEPASILALSMGVLTLIGAARRRK, translated from the coding sequence ATGAGGAGGTTGCACATTTTTTTGGCGGTTTTTGCCGCTTCCCTCTGCTTCATACTCCCCGCACAAGCCCAAACCGACGGACAGATTGTGCTTAAGCATGGCTCAGGCGGTTATTATGGTACTACTGACACATGGATTGACTATTCCAATCCAAGCACGAACTATGGTTCGTCAACCGAGATGAATGTCAAGATGTTCTCAAGTAGCCCGAGGAATAGCGGCCTCATCAAGTTTGACCTCACTGGTCAGCTCCCAAATGATCCTTGGCTGCGTATAACTAGTGCTACGCTTTCGCTATATCTCGTCCGCTTAGAAAATTTCACATCTGGCGATTGGATGTACATTGGCCCATATATGATAAGAGATTACAAAGATTGGGTTGAAAGTCAGGCGAACTGGAATGTTTTTAAAGGGTCAACTTATTGGGCTTCGCCTGGATGCGAGAATACAACTTGGGATAGATATGCGGATCCCGATTCGCTAGTTTATTTCTATTACGGCATGCCCACTGGTATTTACTATAACTGGAATGTTACTAACAGCGTAAAGAAGTGGGTGGAAGAAGGCAAGCCAAATAATGGTTGGTTGATGCGCGCTTACAGCCAAGATGGCGGCAGCGATGTTGTAGTGTTCGCAACCAAGGAGGGTTCACTGGGAGTCCGACCAAAATTGACAATTAACTACACAATCATTCCAGAGCCAGCAAGCATTTTGGCGCTCAGCATGGGAGTATTAACGCTGATAGGCGCGGCCCGGCGAAGAAAATAG
- a CDS encoding SGNH/GDSL hydrolase family protein translates to MDWIDFPNDGFNVHGLPWFEEDRPVLRRLPERLKDTFRPAVWELAQCPAGGRILFKTDSCQVGLRAKVSDNAVMNHITRIGQSGFDIYVDGFFMGSVSPDAAGNIEAQWNIQKSPKLRDIVIHMPLYKPVELRQIGLDEGSAIKEHKPFAIKKPVVFYGTSITQGGCASTPGTTYQDFISRWLNVDFVNLGFSGNGHGDVEVARAIGEIECACIVVDHWANMGLNYRENLPLFVGELRKSHKLVPIIVIGPFYYCRDDIDDSLHVEQRKAGEEFVKKMNREGDQNIHFFDGRKMISKETSFGLVDGVHPNSLGFYLIAKGFTPFLKRVLGLK, encoded by the coding sequence ATGGACTGGATAGATTTCCCCAATGATGGCTTCAACGTACACGGTCTACCATGGTTTGAAGAAGACCGGCCGGTTTTGAGACGCCTTCCTGAGCGACTAAAAGACACTTTTCGTCCGGCCGTGTGGGAGCTTGCACAATGTCCTGCAGGCGGTAGAATCCTCTTCAAGACTGACTCATGTCAGGTTGGCCTTCGTGCAAAGGTCTCGGATAATGCAGTTATGAACCACATTACCCGAATCGGGCAGAGTGGCTTCGATATTTACGTAGACGGCTTTTTCATGGGTAGCGTTTCCCCTGACGCCGCCGGAAATATAGAAGCGCAGTGGAACATCCAAAAGTCCCCAAAGCTTCGGGACATAGTAATCCACATGCCGCTATACAAGCCTGTTGAGCTCAGGCAAATCGGGCTAGACGAGGGTTCTGCCATCAAAGAACACAAGCCCTTTGCAATCAAGAAACCAGTCGTTTTCTATGGAACTAGCATTACACAAGGCGGGTGCGCCTCGACGCCGGGAACAACTTATCAAGACTTTATCTCCCGCTGGCTGAATGTGGATTTTGTGAACCTGGGGTTTTCTGGCAATGGTCATGGAGATGTTGAAGTGGCAAGGGCTATTGGCGAGATTGAATGCGCCTGCATAGTCGTTGACCATTGGGCGAATATGGGGTTGAATTATCGAGAAAATTTGCCGCTTTTCGTTGGCGAACTTAGAAAATCGCATAAACTTGTGCCAATTATCGTCATCGGACCATTCTATTACTGCCGAGACGATATTGATGACTCACTTCACGTCGAGCAACGAAAGGCAGGCGAAGAGTTCGTTAAGAAAATGAACCGCGAAGGCGACCAGAATATACACTTCTTCGACGGGCGGAAGATGATCTCTAAGGAAACTAGTTTTGGACTAGTGGACGGGGTTCATCCAAATTCTCTCGGCTTCTATCTTATTGCCAAAGGTTTCACCCCATTTTTAAAGCGGGTCCTTGGATTAAAATAA